A genomic segment from Montipora foliosa isolate CH-2021 chromosome 9, ASM3666993v2, whole genome shotgun sequence encodes:
- the LOC137971008 gene encoding uridine diphosphate glucose pyrophosphatase NUDT14-like: protein MIWTFCSRSPRTLISNLGRLGRVRTAARRSPKKRTMDQLEISDMRVEPCVNSRFVLPSRVVFKQNGQERKWDYLKVHDSVCALLVNTTRKAFILVKQFRPAVYMHINRNLNKKVITDGSAVSMATGDSSYPISAPVSEGITFELCAGIIDQHLTPANLMKKEILEECGYDVPEENLQKVASFRSGVGSSGALQTLFFAEVTDEMRVNAGGGNLHEGERIEVYYLPLDNSRQFVFDETKQKPAGLMFAFMWYFNKFQVCLK from the exons ATGATATGGACTTTTTGCAGTCGCAGTCCTCGCACCCTCATCAGCAACTTGGGAAGGCTGGGGAGAGTTAGAACTGCAGCAAGAAGAAgcccaaaaaagagaacaatgGATCAGCTTGAGATCTCCGACATGCGAGTGGAGCCGTGCGTCAACTCACGCTTCGTTCTGCCCTCAAGAGTTGTCTTTAAGCAG AATGGCCAGGAAAGAAAATGGGACTACTTAAAGGTTCATGATAG TGTGTGTGCTCTATTAGTTAACACAACAAGGAAAGCTTTCATCCTTGTGAAGCAGTTTAGACCAG CTGTGTACATGCACATCAACAGAAACCTCAACAAGAAAGTCATCACTGATGGCAGTGCTGTTTCGATGGCAACTGGAGACTCGTCATACCCTATCTCTGCACCTGTGAGTGAAGGAATCACTTTTGAACTGTGTGCTGGAATCATTGATCAACACTTGACTCCTGCAAACttgatgaaaaaagaaattctaGAGGAGTGTGGCTATGATGTGCCTGAAGAGAACTTGCAGAAAGTAGCGTCTTTCCGCTCTGGAGTGGGTAGCAGTGGTGCTCTGCAGACACTATTTTTTGCTGAAGTGACAGATGAGATGCGTGTGAATGCAGGTGGTGGGAATCTTCATGAAGGGGAGAGAATAGAGGTATATTACTTACCTCTGGATAACAGTCGCCAGTTTGTATTTgatgaaacaaagcaaaaaccaGCCGGTCTCATGTTTGCCTTCATGTGGTACTTCAATAAATTTCAAGTTTGTTTGAAGTAA
- the LOC137971007 gene encoding uncharacterized protein, which translates to MAQAGCTPCSKALYCGGDLCGNGFSTAMEHGILRELQSGKESIRKLESKFKMVMTDLFEDELLSIFQLQDPYSIFSDKLKSQMVGSVSEGFGLPEYLELDNDGSSTVWRDEADFNLVWGSLKLGESSATCELDGVVQFSSQFPGYASVKLVKEEAITRLVDLSNIAISSDGSQVEIFLHPSAVTDEFYMSLRLRSVLSTLITNSVFLDDRNFEKGIDSLGNDNEHAESKENQEMSECCNDTKRKESFVSGDFMEDRTDDVSWRPKVIFLVDQGGPAVNVTLLLQEGGGITFDMALCLAVPGWPSVANDWITRQRPGCWPDWKLVSSVVKEGCGLVPVSPLESQTGLEWRISFSLCERKLAQSLSDCQKGCYLTVKAIWRHYLKHPSKCGLQSYHLKTATFWVCEETHPSDWTREKSTLGVLRILQKLYCFLVNMTCPHFFIPEHNLFEHIEKGVLLTTLQRVSIAIISRQQIWYNNPALLSTLPPVHSRMHFNKLEDVSFRKAVENVYSYYFDLAGHQYSNWPTNDLEEMMAYNVREALENCFTSQVSSHVIGLFFVAFESALHQKYSITSSDMRRYISARMTPRMIATRKPIPWDPFIKLCAWLDMFKFGFKLFVHFVNQEELKPVLEQNNSEESDTSEQEVEDESDGEDDVADYMIQSLSQTFKGNGELDVMMDMDDG; encoded by the coding sequence ATGGCTCAGGCTGGATGTACGCCGTGTAGCAAAGCCTTGTATTGTGGTGGAGACTTGTGTGGAAATGGCTTTTCAACAGCTATGGAGCACGGTATCTTAAGAGAACTGCAGTCTGGAAAAGAATCGATTCGTAAGCTGGAATCGAAGTTCAAGATGGTCATGACAGATTTATTCGAAGATGAACTGTTGTCGATTTTCCAACTACAAGATCCTTATTCCATTTTTTCTGACAAGCTTAAATCACAAATGGTTGGAAGTGTAAGCGAAGGCTTTGGGTTGCCCGAGTACTTAGAATTAGACAACGATGGTTCTTCGACCGTTTGGAGGGATGAAGCTGATTTTAATCTTGTTTGGGGTTCCTTGAAGCTTGGCGAATCCAGCGCAACTTGCGAGCTTGACGGCGTAGTGCAATTCAGTTCTCAATTTCCAGGCTATGCAAGTGTCAAGTTAGTAAAGGAGGAAGCAATAACGCGGTTGGTAGACCTCTCAAATATTGCTATTAGCAGCGATGGTAGCCAAGTCGAAATCTTCCTTCATCCTTCAGCTGTAACGGACGAGTTTTACATGTCTCTGCGGCTCCGAAGTGTTTTGAGCACCCTTATTACAAACAGCGTCTTTCTGGATGACCGTAATTTTGAAAAAGGAATTGATAGTTTGGGCAATGATAATGAACATgcggaaagcaaagaaaaccaagaaatgaGTGAGTGCTGTAATGACACCAAAAGGAAGGAGAGTTTTGTTTCAGGTGATTTTATGGAGGATCGCACTGATGATGTGTCCTGGCGGCCAAAAGTCATATTTCTAGTAGATCAAGGTGGACCAGCAGTAAATGTAACTCTGCTGCTTCAGGAAGGGGGAGGCATTACATTTGATATGGCATTGTGCCTGGCAGTGCCAGGTTGGCCAAGCGTGGCCAATGACTGGATTACAAGGCAGCGCCCTGGGTGCTGGCCGGACTGGAAACTGGTGTCTTCAGTTGTTAAGGAAGGATGTGGGCTTGTGCCAGTAAGCCCACTTGAAAGCCAAACTGGTCTTGAATGGCGCATCTCATTCAGTTTGTGTGAAAGAAAGCTTGCACAGTCCTTAAGTGATTGTCAGAAAGGGTGCTATCTGACTGTGAAAGCCATTTGGAGACACTACCTAAAACATCCAAGTAAATGTGGACTACAGTCTTATCACCTCAAAACAGCAACATTCTGGGTTTGTGAAGAAACACATCCAAGTGACTGGACTAGAGAGAAATCCACTCTGGGAGTGCTAAGAATCCTGCAGAAACTTTACTGTTTCCTTGTGAACATGACTTGTCCCCACTTCTTTATCCCTGAGCACAACCTTTTTGAGCACATTGAAAAAGGGGTACTTTTAACAACTCTGCAAAGGGTAAGCATTGCCATCATATCAAGACAGCAAATCTGGTACAACAATCCAGCACTGTTGAGCACATTACCACCAGTACACTCAAGGATGCattttaataaacttgaagaTGTGTCCTTCCGTAAAGCTGTAGAGAATGTGTATTCTTATTATTTTGATCTGGCTGGGCATCAATATTCCAACTGGCCAACAAATGATTTGGAAGAAATGATGGCATACAATGTAAGGGAAGCATTGGAAAATTGCTTTACATCACAAGTATCAAGCCATGTCATTGGACTCTTCTTTGTTGCATTTGAGTCAGCTCTTCATCAAAAATACTCCATCACTTCCTCTGATATGAGAAGGTACATTAGTGCAAGAATGACCCCCCGCATGATTGCAACAAGGAAGCCCATTCCATGGGATCCGTTCATCAAACTCTGTGCTTGGTTAGATATGTTTAAATTTGGTTTCAAGTTATTTGTTCACTTTGTTAACCAAGAGGAACTGAAGCCTGTGCTAGAGCAGAATAACTCTGAGGAGTCAGACACAAGTGAACAGGAAGTGGAGGATGAGAGTGATGGTGAAGATGATGTTGCTGATTACATGATTCAGAGTTTATCTCAGACATTCAAGGGAAATGGTGAATTAGACGTCATGATGGATATGGATGATGGCTAG
- the LOC137969840 gene encoding Golgi apparatus membrane protein TVP23 homolog B-like isoform X1 codes for MADTEHLDATEDVALNFGDEDEIFRRRKKFRNPAVTVFHLLFRVAAIIAYLLCGWLSDSFITNFVVIVLLLSCDFWTVKNVTGRLLVGLRWWNYVDEDGNSHWVFESKKNDKNVSSAESRVFWLGLVICPLVWMFFLVAALFSLKFKWLLVVAVGLSLNVANLVGYVRCKKDAGKKITTFAGNFLGRQLLNQQVNPTPRRQLPGRFYVQTPSNSLPQVL; via the exons ATGGCGGATACG gAACATTTGGATGCAACTGAAGATGTAGCGTTAAATTTTGGAGACGAGGATGAAATTTTCAGGAGAAGAAAGAAATTTAG AAATCCAGCTGTAACAGTGTTTCATCTTCTCTTCCGAGTGGCAGCCATTATTGCTTACCTCCTGTGTGGCTGGTTGAGTGATAGCTTCATCACAAACTTTGTTGTTATCGTGTTGTTGTTATCATGTGACTTTTGGACTGTCAAAAATGTAACTGGTCGATTATTAGTTGGACTTAGATGGTGGAATTACGTTGATGAAGATGGGAACAGCCATTGGGTGTTTGAGTCAAAAAAG AATGACAAGAATGTGTCTAGTGCTGAATCCCGTGTCTTCTGGTTGGGTCTGGTCATCTGTCCCCTTGTCTGGATGTTCTTTTTAGTGGCTGCATTATTTTCACTCAAGTTTAAGTGGCTA CTTGTTGTTGCTGTTGGTCTTTCCTTGAATGTGGCAAACCTGGTTGGTTATGTCCGTTGCAAAAAGGATGCTGGAAAAAAGATCACAACTTTTGCTGGGAACTTTTTAGGAAGACAACTCCTTAATCAG CAGGTGAATCCTACTCCTCGCCGTCAACTTCCTGGGCGGTTCTATGTTCAGACACCTTCTAATTCTCTTCCTCAAGTATTGTAA
- the LOC137969840 gene encoding Golgi apparatus membrane protein TVP23 homolog B-like isoform X3 has translation MADTEHLDATEDVALNFGDEDEIFRRRKKFRNPAVTVFHLLFRVAAIIAYLLCGWLSDSFITNFVVIVLLLSCDFWTVKNVTGRLLVGLRWWNYVDEDGNSHWVFESKKNDKNVSSAESRVFWLGLVICPLVWMFFLVAALFSLKFKWLLVVAVGLSLNVANLVGYVRCKKDAGKKITTFAGNFLGRQLLNQAMGTAGTQQQS, from the exons ATGGCGGATACG gAACATTTGGATGCAACTGAAGATGTAGCGTTAAATTTTGGAGACGAGGATGAAATTTTCAGGAGAAGAAAGAAATTTAG AAATCCAGCTGTAACAGTGTTTCATCTTCTCTTCCGAGTGGCAGCCATTATTGCTTACCTCCTGTGTGGCTGGTTGAGTGATAGCTTCATCACAAACTTTGTTGTTATCGTGTTGTTGTTATCATGTGACTTTTGGACTGTCAAAAATGTAACTGGTCGATTATTAGTTGGACTTAGATGGTGGAATTACGTTGATGAAGATGGGAACAGCCATTGGGTGTTTGAGTCAAAAAAG AATGACAAGAATGTGTCTAGTGCTGAATCCCGTGTCTTCTGGTTGGGTCTGGTCATCTGTCCCCTTGTCTGGATGTTCTTTTTAGTGGCTGCATTATTTTCACTCAAGTTTAAGTGGCTA CTTGTTGTTGCTGTTGGTCTTTCCTTGAATGTGGCAAACCTGGTTGGTTATGTCCGTTGCAAAAAGGATGCTGGAAAAAAGATCACAACTTTTGCTGGGAACTTTTTAGGAAGACAACTCCTTAATCAG
- the LOC137969840 gene encoding Golgi apparatus membrane protein TVP23 homolog B-like isoform X2 has protein sequence MADTEHLDATEDVALNFGDEDEIFRRRKKFRNPAVTVFHLLFRVAAIIAYLLCGWLSDSFITNFVVIVLLLSCDFWTVKNVTGRLLVGLRWWNYVDEDGNSHWVFESKKNDKNVSSAESRVFWLGLVICPLVWMFFLVAALFSLKFKWLLVVAVGLSLNVANLVGYVRCKKDAGKKITTFAGNFLGRQLLNQAMGTAGTQQQS, from the exons ATGGCGGATACG gAACATTTGGATGCAACTGAAGATGTAGCGTTAAATTTTGGAGACGAGGATGAAATTTTCAGGAGAAGAAAGAAATTTAG AAATCCAGCTGTAACAGTGTTTCATCTTCTCTTCCGAGTGGCAGCCATTATTGCTTACCTCCTGTGTGGCTGGTTGAGTGATAGCTTCATCACAAACTTTGTTGTTATCGTGTTGTTGTTATCATGTGACTTTTGGACTGTCAAAAATGTAACTGGTCGATTATTAGTTGGACTTAGATGGTGGAATTACGTTGATGAAGATGGGAACAGCCATTGGGTGTTTGAGTCAAAAAAG AATGACAAGAATGTGTCTAGTGCTGAATCCCGTGTCTTCTGGTTGGGTCTGGTCATCTGTCCCCTTGTCTGGATGTTCTTTTTAGTGGCTGCATTATTTTCACTCAAGTTTAAGTGGCTA CTTGTTGTTGCTGTTGGTCTTTCCTTGAATGTGGCAAACCTGGTTGGTTATGTCCGTTGCAAAAAGGATGCTGGAAAAAAGATCACAACTTTTGCTGGGAACTTTTTAGGAAGACAACTCCTTAATCAG GCCATGGGCACAGCAGGCACCCAGCAGCAGTCGTGA